One window of Nostoc sp. C052 genomic DNA carries:
- the psb27 gene encoding photosystem II protein Psb27 yields the protein MHMKRYWSRLLALVLVVSIGLMGCSGSPDSLTGDYRQDTLAVVNIMRQALDLSQDSPDKAAVQAEARQKINDFSARYQRVNSVSGLGSFTTIRTALNSLAGHYSSYPNRPVPEKLKNRLEKELQQVETALKRGG from the coding sequence ATGCATATGAAACGCTATTGGTCGCGTTTGCTTGCGCTGGTTTTGGTTGTATCTATCGGCTTAATGGGTTGTTCTGGTAGTCCAGATAGTTTAACTGGGGATTATCGTCAAGACACCTTGGCTGTGGTCAATATTATGAGACAAGCTTTGGATCTTTCACAAGATTCGCCAGACAAAGCAGCAGTTCAAGCAGAAGCGCGTCAAAAAATTAATGACTTTTCCGCTCGCTACCAGCGAGTTAACTCTGTTTCTGGTCTTGGTTCCTTTACAACCATACGAACAGCCCTCAATTCCCTAGCTGGACACTACAGTTCTTACCCAAATCGTCCTGTACCCGAAAAACTCAAAAATCGTCTAGAGAAGGAGTTACAGCAGGTAGAAACGGCGCTGAAGCGTGGTGGTTAG